From Solwaraspora sp. WMMD1047, the proteins below share one genomic window:
- a CDS encoding ABC transporter ATP-binding protein translates to MTEAGQTTPVLSVDGLTIDLTGPGGQRGLVQDVSFEVPRGGSVALIGESGCGKTLTAMSILGLLPPRLRATGGAIRFEGTDLLTASRRTLRGIRGGPVGMVFQDPMSSLNPTMTVGDQIGEARRLHLGESRRQSRLKARELLDRVGIANAARRVDVYPFELSGGMQQRVMIAAAIACDPRLVIADEPTTALDVTIQAEILELLRDLQRDLGLAVLLVTHDLGVVADFCDDVVVMYAGHVVERAAVGPLFAAPQHPYTRALLDSVPQSGRAHTPLDVIPGRVPPAGSFPTGCRFRPRCGYAVEPACTQPQPEYQPEPGHRCRCVRVGTHELTLEAAR, encoded by the coding sequence ATGACCGAGGCGGGACAGACGACCCCGGTGCTCTCCGTCGACGGACTGACCATCGACCTCACCGGCCCGGGCGGCCAGCGCGGCCTGGTCCAGGACGTCTCCTTCGAAGTGCCGCGCGGCGGCTCGGTGGCGCTGATCGGCGAGTCGGGGTGCGGCAAGACCCTGACCGCGATGTCGATCCTCGGGCTGCTGCCACCCCGGCTGCGCGCCACCGGCGGGGCCATCCGGTTCGAGGGCACCGACCTGCTGACCGCCTCCCGGCGGACCCTGCGGGGCATCCGCGGCGGACCGGTCGGGATGGTCTTCCAGGATCCGATGAGCAGCCTCAACCCGACGATGACAGTCGGTGACCAGATTGGCGAGGCCCGCCGGCTGCACCTCGGGGAGAGCCGCCGGCAGTCCCGGCTCAAGGCCCGCGAGCTGCTGGACCGGGTCGGCATCGCCAACGCCGCCCGGCGGGTCGACGTCTACCCGTTCGAACTCAGCGGCGGCATGCAGCAGCGGGTGATGATCGCCGCCGCGATCGCCTGCGACCCCCGGCTGGTCATCGCCGACGAGCCGACCACCGCCCTGGACGTCACCATCCAGGCCGAGATCCTCGAACTGCTGCGCGACCTGCAACGGGACCTGGGCCTGGCGGTGCTGCTGGTCACCCACGACCTGGGCGTGGTCGCCGACTTCTGCGACGACGTGGTGGTGATGTACGCCGGGCACGTCGTCGAACGGGCGGCCGTCGGCCCGCTCTTCGCCGCGCCGCAGCACCCGTACACCCGGGCACTGCTGGACTCGGTGCCGCAGTCCGGCCGGGCGCACACCCCGCTCGACGTCATCCCCGGCCGGGTGCCGCCGGCCGGGTCGTTCCCGACCGGCTGCCGGTTCCGGCCCCGCTGCGGGTACGCCGTCGAGCCCGCTTGCACCCAGCCCCAGCCGGAGTACCAGCCCGAACCGGGACACCGCTGCCGCTGCGTGCGGGTGGGCACCCACGAGCTGACCCTGGAGGCGGCCCGATGA
- a CDS encoding aldolase/citrate lyase family protein, translating to MTSFRSLLGGDDGPALGMFVKIPAPELTEIIAGAGVQFVVIDTEHALLSVRDVYDMTVLYASLGVRPLVRVADHGYGDAQRYLDAGVDGLLFPHVSDGAEAAALGRQFLFPPRGARGMGFASRAGRWGMLPGGRAEYLRHGDDEVARVAMVEERGSVDDIDAILAAEGIDAVFIGPSDLALSMGASGKSPEVSAAIDHVIERAVAAGKPVGTVAADPADAARRADQGCDYLLVGNDTGIFARALRTSYQGFRAALTGAEEDR from the coding sequence ATGACCTCGTTCCGGTCGCTGCTGGGCGGCGACGACGGGCCGGCGCTCGGGATGTTCGTGAAGATCCCGGCCCCCGAACTGACCGAGATCATCGCCGGGGCCGGCGTGCAGTTCGTCGTCATCGACACCGAGCACGCGCTGCTGTCGGTCCGCGACGTCTACGACATGACGGTGCTCTACGCCAGCCTCGGCGTCCGGCCGCTGGTCCGGGTCGCCGACCACGGCTACGGCGACGCCCAGCGCTACCTGGACGCCGGCGTGGACGGGCTGCTGTTCCCGCACGTCTCCGACGGCGCCGAGGCCGCCGCGCTCGGCCGGCAATTCCTGTTCCCGCCCCGGGGCGCCCGCGGCATGGGCTTCGCGTCGCGGGCCGGCCGCTGGGGGATGCTGCCGGGCGGTCGGGCCGAGTACCTGCGCCACGGCGACGACGAGGTGGCCCGGGTGGCGATGGTCGAGGAGCGCGGCTCGGTCGACGACATCGACGCCATCCTGGCCGCCGAGGGCATCGACGCGGTCTTCATCGGCCCGAGCGACCTGGCGTTGAGCATGGGCGCGTCGGGAAAGTCGCCCGAGGTCTCCGCCGCCATCGACCACGTGATCGAGCGGGCGGTGGCGGCCGGCAAGCCGGTCGGCACGGTGGCGGCCGACCCGGCCGACGCGGCCCGCCGCGCCGACCAGGGCTGCGACTACCTGCTGGTCGGCAACGACACCGGCATCTTCGCCCGCGCGCTGCGTACCTCGTACCAGGGCTTCCGGGCGGCCCTGACCGGCGCGGAGGAGGACCGATGA
- a CDS encoding ABC transporter permease yields MMTVTVADQVAEPVATPRRRRAGSTFFALLRRPSFVVAFGFLVFLIVVAAAAPLIAPRDPDAQVLADRLQGPSGQYLLGTDNLGRDVLSRLIFAARLALLAPLIAVGVAILVGVPAGLWAGLRGGWVDAVTGRLSDTLLSLPGLAFALAVVAVLGPGLVNAMVAMGIVFAPSLFRVVRGSTLAVAEESFIESARAIGASVHRIIWIHVLPNIAAPFLVQVTILMGVALLAEASLSFLGLGVQAPDSSWGSMLEVAYQNQYAAPLGVLPAGAALVLTVLSFNTIGDCIRDAVARRRDT; encoded by the coding sequence ACGTTCTTCGCGCTGCTGCGCCGCCCCTCCTTCGTGGTGGCGTTCGGCTTCCTGGTCTTCCTCATCGTGGTGGCGGCCGCGGCGCCGCTGATCGCCCCCCGCGACCCGGACGCCCAGGTGCTCGCCGACCGGCTGCAGGGCCCCAGTGGGCAGTACCTGCTGGGCACCGACAACCTCGGCCGGGACGTGCTGAGCCGGCTCATCTTCGCCGCCCGGTTGGCGCTGCTCGCGCCGCTGATCGCGGTGGGCGTGGCGATCCTGGTGGGGGTGCCGGCGGGGCTGTGGGCGGGGCTGCGCGGCGGCTGGGTCGACGCGGTCACCGGGCGGCTCTCGGACACCCTGCTCAGCCTGCCCGGCCTGGCGTTCGCCCTCGCCGTCGTCGCCGTGCTCGGCCCCGGCCTGGTCAACGCGATGGTGGCGATGGGCATCGTCTTCGCCCCGAGTCTGTTCCGGGTGGTGCGGGGCTCGACGCTGGCGGTGGCGGAGGAGTCCTTCATCGAGTCGGCGCGGGCGATCGGCGCCTCGGTGCACCGGATCATCTGGATCCACGTGCTGCCGAACATCGCCGCGCCGTTCCTGGTCCAGGTGACGATCCTGATGGGCGTCGCCCTGCTGGCCGAGGCGAGCCTGAGCTTCCTCGGCCTCGGCGTGCAGGCGCCCGATTCGAGCTGGGGATCGATGCTCGAGGTCGCCTACCAGAACCAGTACGCCGCGCCGCTGGGCGTGCTGCCGGCCGGCGCCGCGCTGGTGCTGACCGTGCTGTCGTTCAACACGATCGGCGACTGCATCCGCGACGCGGTCGCCAGGAGGCGGGACACATGA
- a CDS encoding oligopeptide/dipeptide ABC transporter ATP-binding protein: MSHPEPTSQTSPMSRAKSSNQPRPSNQTGPSDQTWPADQTGPVGTAVGGPAMALQATGLRKAFPLRRDLLGRVTERVHAVDGVDLAVPRGETLGLVGESGSGKSTAARLAALLIRADAGRVEVDGVDVTRARGRELKALRGRLQMVFQDPYSALDPTKTVGHAVTEPLVVHGRRDDLADAAAALLTRVSLDPGLAARRPEELSGGQRQRVCVARALALEPRVLIADEPTSALDLSTRAGILNLLLRLRQESGQSMILVSHDFATVRHLSDRIAVMYLGRVVEEGPAEQIVEAPLHPYTKALLSAVPVPDPVVQRGRRRTVLQGDPPNPAAPPAGCNFRARCPIAVAECARVDPELLAVGADHRAACIRVDPAGTPPPDPAGTPPPDRADQPRPGTGPTTTESVKTRS, encoded by the coding sequence ATGAGCCACCCCGAGCCGACGAGCCAGACCAGCCCGATGAGCCGGGCCAAGTCGAGCAACCAGCCCCGGCCGAGCAACCAGACCGGACCGAGCGACCAGACCTGGCCAGCCGACCAGACCGGGCCGGTGGGGACGGCCGTCGGTGGCCCGGCGATGGCGTTGCAAGCGACCGGGCTGCGCAAGGCGTTCCCGCTGCGGCGTGACCTGCTCGGGCGGGTGACCGAACGGGTGCACGCGGTCGACGGGGTCGACCTGGCGGTGCCCCGGGGCGAGACGCTCGGCCTGGTCGGCGAGTCCGGCTCCGGCAAGAGCACCGCGGCCCGGCTGGCGGCACTGCTGATCCGCGCCGACGCCGGCCGGGTCGAGGTGGACGGCGTGGACGTCACCCGGGCCCGGGGACGGGAGCTGAAGGCGCTGCGCGGGCGACTGCAGATGGTGTTCCAGGACCCGTACAGCGCGCTGGACCCGACCAAGACGGTCGGTCACGCGGTGACCGAGCCGCTGGTGGTACACGGACGCCGGGACGACCTGGCCGACGCGGCGGCGGCGCTGCTGACCCGGGTGTCGCTGGACCCGGGCCTGGCCGCGCGCCGGCCCGAGGAGCTCTCCGGCGGCCAGCGGCAGCGGGTCTGCGTGGCCCGCGCGCTCGCCCTGGAACCCCGGGTGCTGATCGCCGACGAACCCACCTCCGCGCTGGATCTGTCCACCCGGGCCGGCATTCTCAACCTGCTGCTGCGGCTGCGTCAGGAGTCCGGCCAGTCGATGATCCTGGTCTCCCACGACTTCGCCACGGTGCGACACCTCTCCGACCGGATCGCCGTGATGTACCTGGGGCGGGTCGTCGAGGAGGGGCCGGCCGAGCAGATCGTCGAGGCGCCGCTGCATCCGTACACGAAGGCTCTGTTGTCGGCCGTGCCGGTCCCCGACCCGGTGGTGCAGCGGGGCCGGCGCCGCACCGTGCTGCAGGGCGACCCGCCGAACCCGGCCGCCCCGCCGGCCGGCTGCAACTTCCGGGCCCGGTGCCCGATCGCGGTGGCCGAGTGCGCCCGGGTGGACCCGGAGCTGCTGGCCGTCGGCGCCGACCACCGGGCGGCCTGCATCCGGGTAGACCCGGCGGGCACGCCGCCACCGGACCCGGCGGGCACGCCGCCACCGGACCGGGCGGACCAGCCGCGACCGGGCACCGGCCCGACGACCACCGAATCCGTCAAGACGAGGAGCTGA